A genomic segment from Roseibium algicola encodes:
- a CDS encoding ornithine cyclodeaminase — MRIISSDEIDACLEDRAVLETLRRAYRSSTVAPKASPLPIGRLNQQQGALTVQPAWTDFTQQGDVKRGYIGCSLALDLPEQTGLSSSLYLLFSGSGGQPIALLDGMRLTVWRTAGLHALGASYLSREDTSRLLIIGDDPRLPRLVCGYAAVRNLTSILLAGVSPEIQKRIAALPALKGVNVGITNEIYAAQEGADMICIAGPENETGTHHALTYLDPPAGCHVDVLDPEAQLPTELLQEARLFTTDLSEPPRPDLEWAADLKDLTQGTKAGRRYYGQRTLFLPAPRTGLADYALAAHVFLRT; from the coding sequence ATGCGTATTATCTCCAGCGACGAGATCGATGCCTGCCTGGAAGACAGGGCCGTTCTTGAAACGCTGCGCAGAGCCTATCGCTCCAGCACAGTCGCGCCCAAGGCATCCCCCTTGCCCATCGGCCGGCTGAATCAGCAGCAAGGCGCGCTCACCGTACAGCCGGCCTGGACTGACTTTACCCAACAAGGCGACGTCAAGCGCGGCTATATCGGCTGCTCCCTGGCGCTGGATCTACCCGAACAAACGGGCCTGTCCTCAAGTCTCTACCTATTGTTTTCCGGTTCCGGCGGACAACCGATCGCCCTTCTGGATGGCATGCGCCTTACAGTCTGGCGCACGGCTGGTCTCCATGCGCTCGGGGCAAGTTACCTGTCCCGCGAAGACACGTCCCGCCTGCTGATCATCGGCGACGACCCGAGATTGCCCCGGCTTGTGTGCGGTTATGCGGCCGTGCGCAACCTGACGTCGATCCTTCTGGCCGGCGTGTCGCCGGAAATCCAGAAAAGGATCGCCGCCTTGCCCGCGCTCAAGGGGGTCAATGTCGGCATCACGAACGAGATCTATGCCGCGCAAGAAGGCGCGGACATGATCTGCATTGCCGGTCCGGAAAACGAAACAGGCACCCATCACGCCCTCACCTACCTGGATCCTCCTGCGGGCTGTCACGTAGATGTGCTGGATCCGGAAGCACAATTGCCGACAGAACTGCTGCAGGAAGCACGGCTGTTCACCACCGACCTGAGCGAACCGCCGCGGCCGGATCTTGAATGGGCTGCCGACCTGAAGGACCTCACACAGGGCACGAAAGCCGGCCGGCGTTACTACGGCCAGCGCACGCTGTTTTTGCCGGCCCCGCGCACCGGGCTCGCAGACTACGCACTGGCTGCACACGTTTTTTTGAGGACGTGA
- a CDS encoding trimeric intracellular cation channel family protein has translation MLLQMLDYLGVAVFAITGGIVASRKQLDIVALLFFATLTGIGGGTLRDLLLGVPVFWVENEWYLLVCFVVSALVWYFAEWIEKLSKPLRWADAIGIAAYSVMGAAKALTVGDTILVAILMGVSTATFGGILRDTIAREPSSIVKPEIYVGAAFAGAGGFVVLVQLGAPQILAAILAASCALILRGGAILRGWTLPGHRIGTGSDPG, from the coding sequence ATGCTGCTGCAAATGCTGGACTATCTCGGGGTGGCGGTATTCGCCATTACCGGCGGCATCGTCGCTTCGCGCAAGCAGCTGGATATCGTTGCCCTGCTGTTCTTTGCCACGCTGACGGGGATCGGTGGTGGTACTCTGCGTGACCTTTTGCTGGGTGTACCGGTCTTCTGGGTGGAGAACGAATGGTATCTGCTGGTGTGCTTCGTCGTCAGCGCGCTGGTCTGGTATTTTGCCGAGTGGATCGAAAAGCTCAGCAAACCCTTGAGATGGGCCGATGCCATCGGTATTGCGGCCTATTCTGTCATGGGAGCTGCCAAGGCCCTGACTGTCGGTGACACGATCCTGGTGGCGATCCTGATGGGTGTCTCGACGGCAACTTTCGGCGGCATCCTGCGGGACACCATCGCCCGTGAACCTTCCTCCATCGTGAAGCCGGAAATCTATGTCGGTGCGGCCTTTGCCGGTGCGGGTGGATTTGTTGTGCTGGTGCAATTGGGCGCGCCGCAAATCCTTGCCGCGATCCTTGCCGCAAGCTGTGCGTTGATCTTGCGCGGCGGAGCGATCCTGCGTGGCTGGACCTTGCCTGGACACCGTATTGGAACAGGTTCAGATCCCGGCTAA
- the grpE gene encoding nucleotide exchange factor GrpE yields MSDENKTPEEQPAEATPETAAAEQPEAVEAAGVDPIEVLKAENADLKDRALRVMAEMENLRRRTEKEVKDARQYAVSGFARDMLTVSDNLRRALEALPEDDRKNADAGVASLIEGVEMIERDLLNQLEKNGVKKLDPEGQKFDPNFHQAMFEVPNTAVPNNTVVQVMQAGYVIGDRVLRPAMVGVSKGGPKDVAASAEAGQTVDKNA; encoded by the coding sequence ATGAGCGACGAAAACAAAACCCCGGAAGAGCAGCCGGCAGAAGCAACGCCGGAAACCGCAGCAGCGGAACAGCCGGAAGCTGTCGAGGCGGCCGGTGTCGATCCGATCGAAGTTCTGAAAGCCGAAAACGCGGATCTGAAGGATCGCGCGCTTCGCGTCATGGCGGAAATGGAAAACCTGCGCCGCCGCACGGAAAAGGAAGTCAAGGACGCCCGCCAGTACGCCGTGTCAGGTTTTGCCCGTGACATGCTGACGGTTTCCGACAACCTGCGCCGCGCACTTGAGGCGTTGCCGGAAGATGACCGCAAGAACGCCGATGCGGGTGTTGCTTCGCTGATCGAAGGCGTCGAGATGATCGAGCGTGATCTGCTCAACCAGCTTGAAAAGAATGGCGTCAAGAAACTGGACCCGGAAGGCCAGAAGTTCGACCCGAACTTCCACCAGGCCATGTTCGAGGTGCCGAACACCGCAGTGCCGAACAACACGGTTGTACAGGTCATGCAGGCCGGCTACGTCATTGGCGACCGCGTGCTGCGTCCGGCCATGGTCGGCGTTTCCAAGGGTGGCCCGAAGGATGTTGCGGCGTCGGCTGAAGCCGGACAGACGGTCGACAAGAACGCCTGA
- the trxA gene encoding thioredoxin, protein MATTQVTDSSFEAEVLKSDGPVVVDFWAEWCGPCKMIAPALEEISEEMNGQVKITKLNIDENQDMAMKYGVRSIPMLILFKDGEPMATQIGAAPKGKLSDWIKSAL, encoded by the coding sequence ATGGCTACCACACAAGTTACCGACTCTTCGTTTGAAGCCGAAGTCCTGAAATCCGACGGCCCGGTCGTGGTCGACTTCTGGGCCGAATGGTGCGGTCCGTGTAAGATGATCGCTCCGGCTCTTGAAGAAATCTCCGAAGAGATGAACGGCCAGGTGAAGATCACCAAGCTCAACATCGACGAGAACCAGGACATGGCCATGAAATACGGCGTTCGGTCCATTCCGATGCTGATCCTGTTCAAGGACGGCGAGCCGATGGCAACCCAGATCGGTGCAGCGCCGAAGGGCAAACTCTCCGACTGGATCAAGAGCGCCCTTTAA
- the addA gene encoding double-strand break repair helicase AddA produces MGTWIGGAFMSFQIPEVTRQRQDLASRPRASAWVSANAGSGKTFVLSRRVVRLLLDGTDPSRILALTFTKAAAAEMATRVFKILGEWVTKDDAALAAELQDIEGRKPDAARLAMARRLFARALETPGGLKIQTIHGFCESLLHQFPLEANVAGHFAVLDDRVAAELMAASRATVLHVAETEPESAFGRALASVIDLMSDGGAQKALDELIQSRDAFRRWTVDAGDLETALAELAGLLETDPALRLADFDEQFRSACPFDLNTCLAYAEALRTGTKTDQARADDLVTAAKLTDITAFREAWQAIFLTAKLEPRKSLATKKVAETFPQMLEALEAEQHRLLELLDQRRKVATYEGTTALLRLADAVIGHYERAKTARGYLDFEDLVVKTATMLQKSDAALWVQYKLDQGLDHILVDEAQDTSPRQWDVVTSLASEFFAGTGARDRVRTLFAVGDEKQSIYSFQGAVPAYFDAMRRAFSGKAEAAELEFHSVNLQLSFRSTPDVLGAVDKVFHDESAHKGLSQDVKAPVHEAIRRDPGIVDLWPLEAEAEIEEPDDWRQPIDHVGSGSPMLKVARRIAAEIAQWMRDGTANPGDVMILVRKRGPFVEALNRELKEMDIPAAGSDRLVLTDHIAVQDLAALGRFLLLPEDDLSLACVLKSPLFDLTDDDLLEVARETPEKVRPGTLWQMLVKRSDSSDKWKAVRARLEDWRARADFVPPYEFYARLLGADGGRKAFRARLGVEVDDVLDEFLALTIAYEQSGTPGLEGFLAWMAAAPTEIKRELTNTKGMVRIMTVHGSKGLEARIVVLVDPGAAPVSAIHDPAFLPRKRLENDLLPPALVWLPPKADRTPWHDAAVEALRDAQEEEYRRLLYVALTRAEDRLIVCGWEPKRGAHENCWYSMVSRALKPEARELTATDGSVSAWRWQKDGVIAEPEAGAASHTFAEPRSEEPPLPDWLSSPVRPLARKKRLQPSRAFEAMEEKDGIEPVPAVSRLQAGRDLASWPLERGRLIHRLLELLPDLAEDARMVASEAYLKQTLKPEFAERLPHLLREVAAILEMPEFETLFCGHARAEVPLVGTIRASDGTEVEISGQIDRLVVEDNRVVIVDYKTNFHPPASVAEIPLEYRAQLCVYREMLKQIYPDRAISAQLLWTAVPSLMEIPEKVLEETFAGLRPDGTSA; encoded by the coding sequence ATGGGCACTTGGATCGGAGGAGCCTTCATGAGCTTTCAGATCCCTGAAGTGACCAGGCAACGGCAGGACCTTGCCTCCCGCCCACGGGCTTCTGCCTGGGTGAGTGCCAATGCCGGATCGGGCAAGACCTTCGTTCTGTCCCGCAGGGTTGTGCGGCTGCTGCTGGATGGCACCGATCCCTCTCGTATTCTTGCGCTGACCTTCACCAAGGCCGCCGCTGCCGAAATGGCGACCCGCGTTTTCAAGATTCTCGGCGAATGGGTCACCAAGGATGATGCCGCACTCGCGGCCGAATTGCAGGATATTGAAGGCCGCAAACCAGACGCCGCGCGCCTGGCGATGGCGCGTCGCCTGTTTGCCCGGGCACTGGAAACACCGGGCGGGTTGAAGATCCAGACCATTCACGGTTTCTGCGAATCCCTGCTGCACCAGTTTCCGCTGGAAGCAAACGTCGCGGGCCATTTTGCCGTGCTCGACGACCGGGTGGCAGCGGAACTCATGGCGGCCTCTCGCGCGACCGTGCTGCATGTTGCCGAAACCGAGCCGGAAAGCGCCTTTGGCAGGGCACTGGCATCGGTCATTGATCTGATGAGCGACGGCGGCGCCCAGAAGGCGCTGGACGAGTTGATCCAGAGCCGTGACGCTTTCCGCCGCTGGACGGTTGATGCCGGCGATCTGGAGACCGCGCTTGCCGAGCTTGCCGGTCTTCTGGAAACCGACCCGGCTCTGAGGCTGGCGGATTTCGACGAGCAGTTTCGGTCCGCATGCCCGTTTGATCTGAACACCTGTCTTGCCTATGCCGAGGCACTGCGAACCGGCACCAAGACCGATCAGGCGCGTGCGGACGATCTGGTTACCGCCGCGAAGCTCACGGACATAACCGCTTTCCGCGAGGCCTGGCAGGCGATTTTCCTGACAGCCAAGCTTGAGCCGCGAAAGTCGCTCGCCACCAAGAAGGTCGCTGAAACGTTCCCCCAGATGCTTGAGGCGCTGGAGGCGGAACAACATCGCCTGCTGGAGCTGCTGGACCAGCGCCGGAAGGTGGCGACCTATGAGGGAACCACAGCCCTGCTGCGTCTCGCCGACGCGGTGATCGGTCATTATGAGCGCGCCAAGACCGCTCGCGGCTATCTCGATTTCGAGGATCTGGTGGTCAAGACGGCAACAATGCTGCAGAAGTCGGACGCCGCACTCTGGGTGCAATACAAGCTCGACCAGGGGCTTGATCATATCCTTGTTGATGAGGCTCAGGACACCAGCCCGCGCCAATGGGACGTGGTGACTTCGCTTGCCTCCGAGTTCTTCGCCGGGACTGGTGCAAGAGACCGGGTCCGCACGCTGTTTGCGGTGGGCGACGAAAAACAGTCGATCTACTCGTTCCAGGGCGCTGTTCCGGCCTATTTCGATGCCATGCGCCGGGCCTTTTCCGGCAAGGCCGAGGCGGCCGAGCTTGAGTTTCATTCCGTCAATCTGCAGCTCTCCTTCCGCTCCACGCCGGATGTTCTTGGAGCGGTCGACAAGGTGTTTCACGACGAAAGTGCCCACAAAGGCCTGTCGCAGGACGTGAAAGCGCCGGTCCATGAAGCCATCCGGCGCGATCCGGGGATCGTTGATCTGTGGCCACTGGAGGCCGAGGCGGAGATCGAGGAGCCGGACGACTGGCGCCAGCCGATCGACCACGTCGGTTCAGGCAGCCCGATGCTGAAGGTGGCCAGGCGTATTGCTGCCGAAATTGCCCAATGGATGCGCGATGGCACGGCAAATCCCGGCGATGTGATGATCCTCGTGCGCAAGCGCGGGCCTTTTGTCGAAGCGCTCAATCGGGAACTGAAGGAGATGGACATCCCGGCTGCGGGCAGTGACCGCCTTGTTCTGACGGACCATATCGCTGTTCAGGATCTTGCCGCTCTCGGCAGGTTCCTGTTGCTGCCGGAAGACGACCTGTCGCTTGCCTGCGTGCTGAAGAGCCCGCTGTTCGACCTGACGGACGACGACCTGCTGGAGGTTGCCCGGGAAACGCCGGAAAAGGTGCGGCCTGGAACGCTGTGGCAGATGCTGGTGAAACGGTCGGACAGTTCGGACAAATGGAAGGCCGTGCGCGCAAGGCTGGAAGACTGGCGCGCACGCGCCGACTTCGTGCCGCCTTACGAATTCTATGCCCGGCTGCTGGGGGCTGATGGTGGCCGGAAAGCTTTTCGCGCTCGCCTCGGCGTGGAAGTCGATGACGTTCTGGACGAGTTCCTGGCGCTCACCATTGCCTATGAGCAATCCGGCACGCCGGGCCTGGAAGGGTTCCTTGCCTGGATGGCAGCGGCACCGACCGAGATCAAGCGTGAGTTGACCAATACCAAGGGCATGGTCCGCATCATGACCGTGCATGGTTCCAAGGGGCTGGAAGCACGGATCGTCGTTCTGGTCGATCCGGGGGCAGCCCCCGTCAGCGCAATCCACGATCCGGCCTTCCTGCCGCGCAAGCGTCTGGAAAACGATCTTCTGCCACCGGCTCTGGTCTGGCTGCCGCCCAAGGCGGACCGGACGCCCTGGCACGACGCGGCGGTGGAAGCCCTGCGGGACGCGCAGGAGGAAGAATACCGGCGCCTTTTGTATGTGGCTCTGACCCGAGCCGAAGACCGGCTGATCGTCTGCGGCTGGGAACCGAAACGCGGTGCCCACGAGAACTGCTGGTATTCGATGGTCTCGCGGGCGTTGAAGCCTGAGGCGCGTGAACTGACAGCGACGGATGGATCCGTCTCCGCCTGGCGCTGGCAAAAGGACGGCGTCATCGCCGAGCCCGAGGCAGGTGCGGCGTCGCATACCTTCGCAGAGCCGCGCAGCGAAGAACCGCCGTTGCCGGACTGGCTCTCCAGTCCCGTCCGTCCGCTTGCCAGGAAGAAACGCCTTCAGCCCTCACGGGCATTCGAGGCGATGGAGGAAAAGGACGGCATCGAACCGGTGCCTGCGGTGTCTCGCCTGCAGGCGGGCAGGGATCTTGCGTCCTGGCCCCTGGAGCGCGGTCGCCTGATCCACCGGCTTCTGGAGCTGTTGCCGGACTTGGCTGAAGACGCCCGCATGGTAGCGTCGGAAGCCTACCTCAAGCAGACCCTCAAGCCGGAATTTGCCGAGCGCTTGCCTCACCTTCTGCGCGAAGTGGCTGCGATTCTCGAGATGCCGGAATTCGAGACGTTGTTTTGCGGTCATGCCCGCGCCGAAGTTCCGCTGGTCGGGACGATTCGGGCAAGCGACGGCACGGAAGTCGAGATATCCGGACAGATCGACCGGCTGGTGGTTGAGGATAACCGGGTGGTGATTGTGGATTACAAGACCAATTTCCATCCGCCGGCATCAGTTGCCGAAATCCCGCTCGAGTACCGCGCACAGCTTTGTGTTTACAGGGAAATGCTGAAGCAGATTTATCCGGACAGGGCGATTTCCGCCCAGCTTCTGTGGACCGCGGTGCCGAGCCTGATGGAAATCCCCGAAAAGGTGCTGGAAGAAACCTTCGCCGGACTGCGTCCTGACGGCACATCGGCTTGA
- the addB gene encoding double-strand break repair protein AddB yields the protein MARSARLWSVPPSVPFLKTLVDTLVDGTLIPGFRPLDDPLLLPSVTLYLPTRRAARLLPELFQQRFGGRPVLLPAIRPVGDADEDAQSLTANADLEPLPPAMPLLERHLAMTRLVKAWKGMLRREALSLRSDEPLGLPASTADAAWLAADLLTLMDEVETEEADWTELSGLVPEDHARYWQITLDFLQIVREAWPAHLAELKMMDPKARRSALIRREAERLERTPPRGPVIVAGVTGSVPATAELLKVVSRLESGVVVLPGLDRYLDSRSWAVLGEKTGKASTRKGVMQKDAATLPSHPQYSLKQLLDRLGAGREEVVTLGPDPDRGLLLREELVSEALRPADTSDGWTAYLDARPETDRAEALDGVSIMTARNEADEALSVAIALREAIERQESAALISPDRMLTRRVAAELARWNIQVDDSAGRPLDQTAPAILAILAAKLALGGCEPIDLLALLKHPLTRLGLPVKDIRSAARALERGVVRGPRARPGTAGLQLAVEASREDADKAHTPRWKKIHDEDWDVIANLVDRLANALKPLEELAAEGGTILLTDLARRHVDVIEAISIDHEGSVAELYVGEAGEALAQFLTGLLEASSSGLEIPAGEWPSVLPALMSGQAVRRRLPGDQRVQILGPMEARLQAFDFAILGGLNEGVWPQRTRNDPWLNRPMKRDMGLEPPERRLGAAAHDFAQGMGARRVLLSRAARSDGAPTVASRWLQRLTTLAGPDLTKKLEAQGAVYSALAAQLDRPEGAVRPASRPHPRPPLAARPKSLSITEIERLIRDPYAIFARHVLELQPVDPIGGEPGAADKGNLIHDALADFLLTWTAAFDDSAVKALTEIGEELFEPLDAFPAIRALWWPRFQKIAAGFVAYEARRSQHVSQRFLEIGGGVELKLPGFDFRLRGRADRIDLLSGGGLSVVDYKTGQVPSQKQVDALLSPQLPLEAAMVRRFGFKDVPADAPISELLYLQLKGGSEPVIEAPRNPKDTPLEDLVEDAWTRLEQLIAHYVREDIGYLSRARVMRERQMGGDYDHLARTQEWALGSEEPS from the coding sequence ATGGCCCGCAGCGCGCGCCTCTGGTCTGTCCCGCCGTCCGTCCCTTTCCTGAAAACGCTGGTCGACACACTGGTCGACGGCACGTTGATCCCCGGCTTTCGCCCGCTGGACGATCCACTGCTGCTGCCGTCGGTCACGCTGTATCTGCCGACGCGCCGCGCTGCGCGCCTGCTGCCGGAGCTTTTCCAGCAGCGGTTTGGTGGCCGGCCGGTTCTCCTGCCTGCCATCCGCCCGGTGGGCGATGCCGACGAGGATGCGCAGAGCCTGACCGCCAATGCGGATCTGGAACCTCTGCCGCCGGCAATGCCCCTTCTGGAACGTCATCTTGCGATGACGCGGCTGGTAAAGGCCTGGAAAGGCATGCTGCGCCGGGAAGCGCTCAGTCTCAGGTCCGACGAACCTCTCGGCCTTCCGGCGTCGACGGCCGATGCAGCCTGGTTGGCGGCAGACCTGCTGACGCTTATGGACGAGGTTGAGACGGAAGAAGCCGACTGGACGGAACTGTCCGGTCTGGTGCCGGAGGACCATGCCCGGTACTGGCAGATCACGCTCGATTTCCTGCAGATCGTACGGGAGGCCTGGCCCGCGCATCTGGCCGAACTGAAAATGATGGACCCGAAGGCCCGCCGCTCGGCCCTTATCCGGCGCGAGGCCGAGCGCCTGGAACGGACACCTCCTCGTGGCCCGGTCATTGTTGCGGGTGTCACCGGCTCGGTTCCGGCCACCGCCGAATTGCTGAAGGTTGTCTCCCGGCTTGAATCCGGTGTCGTCGTGCTGCCTGGGCTGGACCGCTATCTGGACAGCCGCTCCTGGGCCGTATTGGGAGAAAAGACGGGCAAGGCCTCGACCCGCAAGGGTGTGATGCAGAAAGACGCGGCAACCCTGCCTTCACATCCGCAGTATTCTCTGAAGCAGTTGCTTGATCGGCTGGGTGCCGGGCGGGAAGAGGTCGTAACACTCGGGCCGGACCCGGACCGTGGGCTCCTGCTGCGTGAGGAACTTGTCTCCGAAGCTTTGCGTCCCGCCGATACCTCCGATGGCTGGACAGCCTATCTGGATGCCCGTCCCGAAACGGACAGGGCGGAGGCATTGGATGGTGTCTCGATCATGACTGCCCGCAACGAGGCGGATGAAGCCTTGAGCGTCGCGATTGCCTTGCGCGAAGCGATCGAGCGGCAGGAAAGTGCGGCCCTCATTTCGCCGGACCGTATGTTGACGCGCCGGGTTGCGGCAGAGCTTGCCCGCTGGAACATCCAGGTGGACGACAGTGCCGGCCGCCCGCTCGACCAGACCGCACCGGCGATCCTGGCAATCCTGGCAGCAAAACTCGCCCTTGGTGGCTGCGAGCCTATCGATCTTCTGGCGCTGCTGAAGCATCCGCTGACACGGTTGGGCCTGCCGGTGAAGGACATCCGGTCTGCCGCCCGCGCGCTGGAGCGTGGCGTGGTTCGCGGACCGCGCGCCCGGCCGGGAACGGCAGGTTTGCAGCTGGCTGTCGAGGCGAGCCGGGAAGATGCGGACAAGGCACATACGCCACGCTGGAAAAAGATCCACGACGAAGACTGGGACGTGATCGCGAACCTTGTCGACCGTCTGGCGAACGCACTGAAACCGCTGGAAGAACTTGCCGCAGAAGGCGGCACGATCCTTCTGACCGACCTCGCACGGCGTCATGTCGATGTGATCGAGGCGATCTCGATCGATCACGAAGGTTCCGTGGCAGAACTTTACGTCGGTGAGGCGGGCGAGGCGCTGGCCCAGTTCCTGACCGGTCTTCTGGAAGCAAGCTCCAGCGGACTGGAAATTCCCGCCGGCGAATGGCCGTCCGTATTGCCTGCGCTGATGTCCGGTCAGGCCGTACGGCGCAGGTTGCCGGGCGACCAGCGGGTGCAGATCCTCGGCCCCATGGAAGCACGGCTTCAGGCATTTGATTTCGCGATCCTGGGTGGCCTCAATGAGGGCGTCTGGCCTCAACGCACGCGCAATGATCCGTGGCTGAACCGGCCGATGAAGCGCGACATGGGGCTGGAACCCCCGGAGCGCCGGCTCGGTGCGGCCGCACATGACTTTGCGCAAGGCATGGGTGCACGGCGGGTCCTTCTGTCGCGTGCCGCACGCTCCGACGGCGCTCCCACTGTCGCATCGCGCTGGCTGCAGCGCCTGACCACGCTTGCCGGGCCTGACCTGACGAAGAAACTGGAAGCGCAAGGGGCGGTATATTCCGCCCTTGCAGCACAGCTCGACCGGCCGGAAGGCGCGGTGCGGCCCGCGTCCCGGCCTCACCCTCGTCCGCCCTTGGCAGCGCGCCCGAAATCGCTCTCCATCACCGAAATCGAACGCCTGATCCGCGATCCCTACGCGATCTTTGCCCGTCACGTGCTCGAGCTGCAGCCGGTCGACCCGATCGGCGGCGAACCCGGTGCTGCCGACAAGGGCAACCTCATTCACGATGCGCTGGCAGATTTCCTGCTGACCTGGACCGCCGCATTCGACGACAGTGCCGTAAAGGCCCTGACAGAGATCGGCGAGGAGCTGTTTGAGCCTCTTGATGCGTTTCCGGCGATCCGGGCGCTTTGGTGGCCGCGTTTCCAGAAAATTGCGGCTGGCTTCGTTGCCTACGAAGCGAGGCGGTCGCAACACGTCAGTCAGCGGTTCCTGGAAATCGGCGGCGGTGTTGAACTGAAGTTGCCCGGCTTCGATTTCCGCCTGCGCGGCCGGGCAGACCGGATCGACCTTCTGAGTGGCGGCGGGCTGTCCGTGGTCGATTACAAGACAGGGCAGGTGCCCTCGCAAAAGCAGGTCGACGCGCTCCTGTCGCCGCAATTGCCGCTGGAGGCCGCGATGGTCCGGCGGTTCGGGTTCAAGGATGTGCCGGCTGACGCGCCCATATCCGAGCTTTTGTATCTGCAGCTGAAGGGCGGCAGCGAACCTGTGATCGAAGCGCCGCGAAACCCGAAGGACACGCCGCTGGAAGATCTGGTGGAAGACGCCTGGACGCGGCTGGAACAGTTGATCGCACATTATGTCAGGGAAGACATTGGTTACCTGTCCCGTGCCCGCGTCATGCGCGAACGGCAGATGGGCGGTGACTATGATCATCTTGCCAGAACGCAGGAATGGGCACTTGGATCGGAGGAGCCTTCATGA
- a CDS encoding nucleotidyltransferase family protein, with amino-acid sequence MTDKRFRPSKAMILAAGLGKRMRPLTATTPKPLIEVNGQALIDHGMDRLAAAGVKTCVVNVHYLADLVEVHVRRRPDMEILISDERDQLLETGGGIKKALPLLGEEPFFQLNADTCYWIEGVKPNLEHMIEAWDESRMDALLLVAETVKAVGYSGRGDFDMAKDGALTRRQEKGVTPFAYAGATILHPRLFEDAPDGPFSMNRLFDRAIEAGRLYGVQMEGLWLHIGTPEAIRAAEYAVRESAA; translated from the coding sequence ATGACAGACAAGCGGTTTCGCCCTTCCAAAGCCATGATCCTGGCCGCAGGCCTCGGCAAGCGCATGCGCCCGCTGACGGCAACGACGCCCAAGCCCCTGATCGAGGTCAACGGTCAGGCCCTGATCGACCATGGCATGGACCGGCTCGCAGCAGCCGGCGTGAAGACCTGTGTGGTCAACGTGCATTACCTTGCCGATCTGGTGGAGGTTCATGTCCGCCGCCGCCCTGATATGGAAATCCTGATTTCCGACGAACGCGATCAGCTTCTGGAAACCGGGGGCGGTATCAAGAAAGCGCTGCCGCTATTGGGCGAAGAGCCATTCTTCCAGCTCAACGCCGATACCTGCTACTGGATCGAAGGCGTCAAACCCAACCTGGAACACATGATCGAAGCCTGGGACGAGAGCCGCATGGACGCCCTGCTTCTGGTTGCCGAAACCGTGAAAGCGGTCGGTTATTCCGGCCGTGGTGATTTCGACATGGCGAAGGATGGGGCGTTGACCCGGCGGCAGGAAAAGGGTGTGACGCCCTTTGCCTATGCAGGTGCAACCATTTTGCACCCGCGCCTGTTCGAAGATGCCCCGGACGGGCCGTTCTCCATGAACAGGCTTTTCGACAGGGCGATTGAAGCCGGGCGTCTCTACGGCGTTCAGATGGAAGGCCTGTGGCTGCATATCGGTACCCCGGAGGCCATCCGTGCCGCCGAATATGCCGTTCGCGAGAGTGCCGCCTGA